From Garra rufa chromosome 19, GarRuf1.0, whole genome shotgun sequence, the proteins below share one genomic window:
- the LOC141292145 gene encoding urokinase plasminogen activator surface receptor-like, protein MGDSCTDQEVKTSRECPRESMCMSQTAVFQQGNKTTMSRSRGCLDNCHSGSQNVGILRAAIVCCNTDLCNAQYAPDPRTMFPNGKKCYSCDEKSCLNIMSCSESEDGCITVTSEKKEVSGTSGGQPRDVKGCISKHKCDLMVSSSREHVTCCSGNLCNGAQSVAQGFLFLCCSLLTFFLLH, encoded by the exons ATGGGTGATTCTTGTACAGATCAAGAGGTAAAAACATCTAGAGAATGTCCCAGAGAATCTATGTGCATGAGTCAAACAGCAGTATTCCAACAAG GTAACAAGACTACTATGTCAAGGAGTAGAGGCTGTTTGGATAACTGTCATAGTGGGTCTCAAAATGTTGGCATTCTAAGGGCTGCCATAGTGTGCTGTAACACAGACCTGTGTAATGCCCAATATGCTCCAG ATCCCAGAACTATGTTCCCCAATGGGAAGAAATGTTACTCTTGTGATGAGAAGAGCTGCTTAAACATAATGAGCTGCTCAGAGAGTGAAGACGGCTGCATTACAGTAACATCTGAGAAAAAAGAAGTTTCAG GGACCTCCGGAGGCCAGCCAAGGGATGTAAAAGGCTGTATCTCTAAACACAAATGTGATTTAATGGTTAGCAGCAGCAGAGAGCACGTCACATGTTGTTCAGGGAACCTGTGTAACGGTGCTCAGAGTGTCGCTCAGGGCTTCCTGTTCCTCTGCTGTTCACTGCTTACCTTCTTCCTGCTGCACTGA